In Notamacropus eugenii isolate mMacEug1 chromosome 1, mMacEug1.pri_v2, whole genome shotgun sequence, one genomic interval encodes:
- the SYS1 gene encoding protein SYS1 homolog isoform X3 — MAGQFRSYVWDPILIVSQIILMQNVYYGSLGLWLALVDSLVQSSPTLDQMFSPEILGFSTPPGRLSMMAFILNALTWQDLWGHQGSWGTHGASCLQRERKDERYSPTDCPQSLRLGHAAS; from the exons ATGGCCGGCCAGTTCCGCAGCTACGTGTGGGACCCCATCCTCATCGTCTCCCAGATCATCCTCATGCAGAACGTGTACTACGGCTCCCTGGGTCTGTGGTTGGCGCTGGTGGACAGCCTGGTGCAGAGCAGCCCCACTCTGGACCAGATGTTCAGCCCAGAG ATCTTGGGCTTCTCTACTCCTCCTGGCCGTCTCTCCATGATGGCCTTCATCCTCAATGCCCTTACCTG GCAGGACCTGTGGGGACACCAAGGCTCGTGGGGGACACATGGGGCAAGCTGCCtccagagggagaggaaggatgaACGCTACTCACCCACAGACTGTCCGCAGTCCCTGCGCCTCGGTCATGCTGCTTCCTAG
- the SYS1 gene encoding protein SYS1 homolog isoform X1, with the protein MRMCACSSSSAAVPPLFAPPLLSRVIPSAPVRSQVSLFSSCWLRTVSPEALDLFPGWGWGWDTKESRRSSRHHHHGSSGPRRSPSSVVTAGRATVPQSEAGGPPLGPRPPHFPLPWPGHTWRPLREGGGGGAEAGGASPGALAMAGQFRSYVWDPILIVSQIILMQNVYYGSLGLWLALVDSLVQSSPTLDQMFSPEILGFSTPPGRLSMMAFILNALTCALGLLYFIRRGKQCLDFTVTVHFFHLLGCWIYSSHFPSSLTWWLVHAVCIALMAVIGEYLCMRTELKEIPLNSAPKSNV; encoded by the exons ATGCGCATGTGCGCTTGCTCTTCTTCCTCAGCCGCGGTCCCTCCCCTCTTCGCCCCGCCTCTTCTTTCGCGCGTCATTCCCAGTGCGCCTGTGCGAAGCCaggtttctctcttctcctcttgcTGGCTCCGTACCGTGTCCCCGGAAGCGTTAGATCTCTTTCccggctggggctggggctgggacaCGAAGGAGTCGCGGCGCTCTAGCCGCCACCACCACCATGGTTCCAGCGGTCCGCGCCGCTCTCCAAGCTCCGTGGTGACAGCGGGCCGAGCTACTGTCCCACAGTCCGAAGCCGG CGGACCGCCCCTTGGGCCCCGCCCCCCACACTTCCCCCTCCCATGGCCTGGACACACGTGGAGACCGCTGCGGGAGGGAGGCGGCGGAGGCGCTGAAGCTGGAGGCGCGAGCCCTGGAGCCCTGGCCATGGCCGGCCAGTTCCGCAGCTACGTGTGGGACCCCATCCTCATCGTCTCCCAGATCATCCTCATGCAGAACGTGTACTACGGCTCCCTGGGTCTGTGGTTGGCGCTGGTGGACAGCCTGGTGCAGAGCAGCCCCACTCTGGACCAGATGTTCAGCCCAGAG ATCTTGGGCTTCTCTACTCCTCCTGGCCGTCTCTCCATGATGGCCTTCATCCTCAATGCCCTTACCTG TGCCCTTGGTTTGTTATACTTCATCCGTCGAGGGAAACAGTGTTTGGACTTCACTGTCACAGTCCATTTCTTCCACCTCCTGGGATGCTGGATCTACAGTTCCCATTTCCCCTCATCGCTGACCTGGTGGCTGGTGCATGCTGTTTGTATTGCCCTGATGGCTGTGATTGGGGAGTACCTCTGTATGAGGACAGAGCTCAAAGAGATCCCCCTTAACTCTGCTCCCAAATCCAACGTCTAG
- the SYS1 gene encoding protein SYS1 homolog isoform X2, with product MAGQFRSYVWDPILIVSQIILMQNVYYGSLGLWLALVDSLVQSSPTLDQMFSPEILGFSTPPGRLSMMAFILNALTCALGLLYFIRRGKQCLDFTVTVHFFHLLGCWIYSSHFPSSLTWWLVHAVCIALMAVIGEYLCMRTELKEIPLNSAPKSNV from the exons ATGGCCGGCCAGTTCCGCAGCTACGTGTGGGACCCCATCCTCATCGTCTCCCAGATCATCCTCATGCAGAACGTGTACTACGGCTCCCTGGGTCTGTGGTTGGCGCTGGTGGACAGCCTGGTGCAGAGCAGCCCCACTCTGGACCAGATGTTCAGCCCAGAG ATCTTGGGCTTCTCTACTCCTCCTGGCCGTCTCTCCATGATGGCCTTCATCCTCAATGCCCTTACCTG TGCCCTTGGTTTGTTATACTTCATCCGTCGAGGGAAACAGTGTTTGGACTTCACTGTCACAGTCCATTTCTTCCACCTCCTGGGATGCTGGATCTACAGTTCCCATTTCCCCTCATCGCTGACCTGGTGGCTGGTGCATGCTGTTTGTATTGCCCTGATGGCTGTGATTGGGGAGTACCTCTGTATGAGGACAGAGCTCAAAGAGATCCCCCTTAACTCTGCTCCCAAATCCAACGTCTAG